Within the Pirellulales bacterium genome, the region AATCCTGGGCCACCAAAGCCGCCGCCAATTCCGCCGCCAAAACCACCCGCGGCACGCCCTTCGCCCGAGCCTCCCGCACGTTCTCCAGGTAATCCGTCTCGACGATCACGCGGTCCGCGTTCACTTCCAGGGCCATCAGGCCCAGCGTTTTCCGCGGCGGGATGGTCTGCCGCCCGCTCCGGTCGATCTTCCATTTCTTTCATTCCGGCGATAAATTCCTCGCGGCTTAGCTTGCCGTCGCCATTTTTATCTGCGCGACGCATCAAGCGCTCGAACATTCGCCGCTGATCGTCGGGCACTTCGTCGGAAGAAATTTGGCCGTCGTGATTGACATCGAGCTTGTCGAACAGTGCCGAAAGCTTGTCGGCCTCGGCCTTGTCTTGAGCCGTCTTGTCCTGGGCAGCTTTTGCCGCAGATGAATTAGCGGTCGAATTCGCCGATGAATCAGCATGGCTGTTGTCGTCGGCCCAAACCGTGTTCTGAAACGTCATGGCCACCATCGAGATCGAAACCAGCAATAATGTGCGAATCATCAGTGGTCTCCTTAAGCTGGCATGAGTGCGTGAGCGTGTCGGCAAAGCGGACTCAAAACTTTGTACCTCAGGGCGCTTTGTAAAGCTGTTGCCGCCGGCACTGTAACTCTTTCGCGCGAGTTGTGAATTTGCCGCGCAAGCATCGACAGTCGGTAATATTCTCCCAATCATCTAACCGCAGAAAGAAATAGTTGTTTCGCGCGAATTCTCTCAAGTTTTGCATATCCTGTGGCACTAAAATCAGGCTTCTGAAGCTGGGCGGTGCCTGCGGCATCCGGCCCGTCTGGCGCCGCAAGTATTGTGGGACAAGTCACTTAATCGACCTTGCTGCCGAAGCTGTCCCGCTCCTATAATCTCGCCCCGGTGGGGTAGGTACAGGCAGAAACTCACCTCTTGCAAGAGTTGCCGTTTCTGCTTTTTTTGACGAAGGAGGCTCGCCAAGCTGCATTCACATTTTGCTCTTGGCCGCCCCCTGTCGATTGGCCCGGCGTTTGCATTAGGAACGGTTCAGTGCAAGTTCACGGTTGTGCGGAGCCTGGCGGCAGGATCGGCACGGTGAGCAAGTTCGCTGCGGCCTATGTGGTTGTTCCACCACGTAGGCCGCGGATGACAACAGCCAGCGTGGCGAAAAGTCGACACCATCCGGCCAGCTTCACCCTATACCCGTGAGCATTGTTACCGCCGCACTTGCCCGCGAAAATCGGGTCAAGCGGCGTAAGATGGTGGTTAGCAGATTTCATCGAAAATCCGGCAGGTCGCGTCCGATGTACACAGTGCCCTCTCTCCGATTCCGCGAGATTGCTCTGTGGCACACGGAAGCGGCCCCGGTCGCCTGTAGCGAAGTACAATTCCAAGGACGGCGACAACCCAATCACGTTTGGCCAGCCGCACTCCATGAGGTTCATTCAGCCCGACACGTTTCTGTGCCAAGCCATTTGGCTGGGGCTGTATCAACCGTGTGGATCGGTTCAACCGAACGCCCTGGGGCCAGCCGCCGACCGGTTAGGATTCCGGCACTGCGACACTGTGACCGGCCCATTGCCCGGCGGGGTTCTCCGTCGGTCGGTCAGTCCTGATCTGCAATGGGCGGTCCGAAGGAGATTTGTCATGCAAATTAACGGCCTCACTCAACTGCACGGTACTCAAAGCATTAACGCCCCGCACTTCAATCGCCCGTCGGCCCCAGCAGCACCGGCAGG harbors:
- a CDS encoding flagellar biosynthesis anti-sigma factor FlgM — its product is MRFIQPDTFLCQAIWLGLYQPCGSVQPNALGPAADRLGFRHCDTVTGPLPGGVLRRSVSPDLQWAVRRRFVMQINGLTQLHGTQSINAPHFNRPSAPAAPAGVSSVNTTDELQLSPAAQMASKLSEIPDIRWDRVNAIKTAIANGSYMSDDKMNVAVERLLDEIA